The following are encoded in a window of Thermodesulfobacterium geofontis OPF15 genomic DNA:
- a CDS encoding KaiC domain-containing protein, which translates to MEKWDKTEKIEKKEEGIYGVGEPDLKSIYTGSQAIKKAPKVYGVPTGIVGLDDLFFIVTSENGKLVKKNLGGIPAYSVFNITGVSDTGKSLMVEQFAVKQASLGEKVAFITVEAPANFVVASLKLRANAMGFRFEDFEDNIILIDAASSTRLRENIPDLLATLAYVIQNYKVNFTIIDSVTGLFETKEMLARAIVRRLFNFMKKWYQTALFVSQKRSGHEELTAEAAGGYAVGHIVDGTMVLAKELIDSSFKAKLYKKEVGDIVRLFRIDGCRMCGHDTKTHFLEITEEGLVVIKEPISKIK; encoded by the coding sequence ATGGAAAAATGGGATAAAACTGAAAAAATTGAGAAAAAAGAAGAAGGTATTTATGGTGTAGGTGAACCTGATTTAAAGTCTATTTATACTGGAAGTCAAGCTATTAAAAAAGCACCTAAGGTATATGGAGTCCCTACAGGTATAGTTGGACTTGATGATTTGTTTTTTATAGTGACCTCTGAAAATGGAAAGTTGGTAAAGAAAAATCTTGGGGGGATACCAGCTTATTCAGTTTTCAATATTACAGGAGTTTCTGATACCGGAAAATCTTTGATGGTAGAACAATTTGCTGTCAAACAGGCATCCTTAGGTGAAAAGGTAGCTTTTATAACAGTTGAAGCTCCTGCTAATTTTGTGGTGGCATCTTTAAAATTAAGAGCGAATGCTATGGGATTTAGATTTGAAGATTTTGAAGATAATATAATTCTTATTGATGCAGCCTCTTCAACCAGACTAAGGGAAAATATTCCTGATCTTCTTGCTACCTTAGCTTATGTTATCCAAAATTATAAAGTAAATTTCACCATTATAGATTCTGTCACAGGTCTTTTTGAAACAAAAGAAATGCTTGCTCGTGCTATTGTAAGAAGGCTTTTTAATTTTATGAAAAAGTGGTATCAAACAGCTCTTTTTGTTTCTCAAAAAAGAAGCGGTCATGAAGAATTAACAGCTGAAGCAGCTGGTGGATATGCAGTTGGTCATATTGTTGATGGAACAATGGTTTTAGCAAAAGAACTTATTGATTCCTCTTTTAAAGCAAAACTTTATAAAAAAGAAGTAGGTGATATTGTCAGACTTTTCAGAATTGATGGATGTAGAATGTGCGGGCATGATACTAAAACTCACTTTTTAGAAATAACAGAAGAAGGTTTAGTAGTAATTAAAGAGCCAATTTCTAAAATTAAATAA
- the pyk gene encoding pyruvate kinase yields MRKTKIIATLGPASRNYQAIKALIEAGVDVFRLNFSHGDIDYHKENIQRIKKASLELKKTVAILQDLSGPKIRIGEVKNPFPLYQGEILEIYKEPVFCKKKDKVGKVYIDHPEILKEVKKDDLIFIADGLIKVKVIEKRSEKVITEVIQGGVISSKKGLNFPGAEIPIKALTEKDKKDLEFGLKEGVDFIALSFVRNKKDILDAREIAQKFDKDIPIFAKIETQKALDNIDEITEVSDGLIIARGDLGVEIPVEKIPVIQKILIKKAREYGIPVVIATQMLTSMINSTMPTRADVSDIANAVFEGVDALMLSDETAVGNYPVEAVKTMVRVIEEAEKFYDEKLEKIKPVSPDFAIAHSSCILAEEIGAKAIVVFTKSGSSAKRVAKFRPKPLIIVNVHNEEILRRLKIVWGTYPYMVLSEKEEPENMVKEFVKKAYQEKLIKEDDTLVLTMGYPMGKIGSTNLIRIIKKDQILEFVSK; encoded by the coding sequence ATGAGAAAGACTAAAATAATTGCAACTCTCGGTCCAGCATCAAGAAATTATCAAGCTATTAAAGCCCTTATAGAAGCAGGGGTTGATGTTTTTAGGCTCAATTTTTCTCATGGAGATATAGATTATCATAAGGAAAATATACAAAGGATTAAAAAAGCCTCTTTAGAGCTTAAAAAAACAGTTGCAATTTTACAAGACCTTTCTGGACCAAAAATAAGAATAGGTGAAGTAAAAAATCCTTTTCCTTTATATCAAGGAGAAATTTTAGAAATTTATAAAGAACCTGTTTTTTGCAAAAAGAAAGACAAGGTTGGTAAAGTATATATAGATCATCCTGAAATTTTGAAAGAAGTTAAAAAGGATGATTTAATTTTTATAGCAGATGGACTTATAAAGGTTAAAGTAATAGAAAAAAGATCTGAGAAGGTAATAACAGAAGTAATTCAGGGAGGAGTTATTTCTTCAAAAAAGGGTCTTAATTTTCCTGGTGCAGAAATTCCAATAAAAGCTTTAACAGAAAAAGATAAAAAAGATTTGGAATTTGGTCTAAAAGAAGGGGTTGATTTTATTGCCCTCTCATTTGTAAGAAATAAGAAGGATATATTAGATGCAAGAGAAATTGCTCAAAAATTTGATAAAGATATCCCTATTTTTGCTAAAATTGAAACTCAAAAAGCTTTGGATAATATAGATGAAATAACAGAAGTTTCTGATGGGTTAATTATTGCAAGAGGAGATTTGGGAGTTGAAATTCCTGTAGAAAAAATTCCTGTTATTCAAAAAATTCTTATAAAAAAGGCAAGAGAGTATGGTATTCCTGTAGTAATTGCTACTCAGATGCTAACTTCCATGATAAATTCCACTATGCCCACAAGGGCTGATGTTTCAGATATAGCAAATGCTGTTTTTGAGGGAGTAGATGCCCTTATGCTTTCTGATGAAACTGCTGTAGGTAATTATCCTGTTGAGGCTGTAAAAACTATGGTAAGAGTTATTGAGGAGGCAGAAAAATTTTATGATGAAAAATTAGAAAAAATAAAACCTGTTTCTCCAGATTTTGCTATAGCCCATAGTAGTTGTATTTTAGCTGAAGAAATAGGTGCCAAAGCTATAGTTGTTTTTACTAAATCTGGAAGTTCAGCTAAAAGAGTAGCTAAATTTAGACCAAAGCCTCTTATTATAGTAAATGTGCATAATGAAGAAATTTTAAGAAGATTAAAAATAGTTTGGGGAACTTATCCATATATGGTTTTATCAGAAAAAGAAGAGCCAGAAAATATGGTAAAAGAATTTGTTAAAAAAGCCTATCAAGAAAAATTGATAAAAGAAGATGATACCTTAGTTTTAACTATGGGTTATCCTATGGGTAAAATTGGTTCTACAAATCTTATTAGAATAATAAAAAAAGATCAAATATTAGAATTTGTGAGTAAATAA
- the holA gene encoding DNA polymerase III subunit delta encodes MPIFTPIQVIKLIDLAKKNRIAPVYLLIGPENICKEKAKEIYEVLREKNLLLEVYNLKDKEERQIFLETRGYQESLFGIRKVYLILGAENITSEKEKEIIKNLNERKELFSWFLISENFNENRPLYQYAFENGAIIPFSTKREEDLLESELIMTLKKYGKSMDKSTASLFISLVGKDYHYFKNELEKLIFYTEDRSIITEEDVWEIVSPSEEDALFYLADKFFHYGPERAYKIVLNLLDRKIEPPKILGHLYKFFKKMQILKEFLEKYPELASEKRYPNFNKKFQELKDSPLEEIPKIIAESHPYALFNIKIHSEKIKDFNFIFEEFFKADLAIKRDFKNPGKVFNELFLNIWYKMEKEKN; translated from the coding sequence ATGCCTATTTTTACTCCTATTCAGGTAATTAAATTAATTGATCTTGCTAAAAAAAATCGCATAGCTCCTGTTTATCTTTTAATAGGACCCGAAAATATTTGTAAGGAAAAAGCTAAAGAAATCTATGAGGTTTTAAGAGAAAAAAACTTACTTTTAGAAGTTTACAATCTTAAAGATAAAGAAGAAAGACAAATCTTTCTTGAAACAAGAGGATATCAAGAAAGTTTATTTGGAATAAGAAAGGTTTATCTTATCTTAGGAGCAGAAAATATTACCTCTGAAAAAGAAAAAGAAATAATTAAAAATCTTAATGAAAGAAAGGAGTTATTTAGCTGGTTTTTAATTAGTGAAAATTTTAATGAAAATCGTCCTTTATATCAATATGCCTTTGAAAATGGAGCCATTATACCCTTTTCTACCAAAAGAGAGGAGGATCTTTTAGAATCAGAACTTATAATGACTCTAAAGAAATATGGGAAAAGCATGGACAAAAGCACAGCAAGCCTGTTTATTTCCTTAGTGGGCAAAGATTATCATTACTTTAAAAATGAACTTGAAAAATTGATTTTTTATACTGAAGATAGATCAATAATAACTGAAGAAGATGTTTGGGAAATTGTTTCTCCCTCTGAAGAGGATGCTTTATTTTATTTAGCAGATAAGTTTTTCCATTATGGACCTGAAAGGGCATACAAAATAGTTCTAAATCTTTTAGATAGAAAGATAGAACCTCCCAAAATTTTAGGACACCTTTATAAATTTTTCAAAAAGATGCAGATATTAAAAGAATTTTTGGAAAAATATCCAGAACTTGCCTCAGAAAAGAGATATCCCAATTTTAATAAAAAATTTCAAGAGCTAAAGGATAGTCCCTTAGAAGAGATACCCAAAATAATTGCAGAATCTCATCCCTATGCCTTATTTAATATAAAAATTCACTCAGAAAAAATAAAAGATTTTAATTTTATATTTGAGGAATTTTTTAAAGCTGACCTTGCTATAAAAAGAGATTTCAAAAATCCAGGTAAAGTTTTTAATGAGCTATTTCTAAATATATGGTATAAAATGGAAAAAGAGAAAAATTAA